In Flammeovirgaceae bacterium 311, one DNA window encodes the following:
- a CDS encoding hypothetical protein (COG2825 Outer membrane protein), with protein MTQSNKNQIRDSMKNKFVLALLALLLTGFGAMAQTAAAPKPVKIGYASVNYILSQMPEYKQIEKQLVEYEKQLTSQLQNQYQEFQQKMEAYNKTGQTLLPEIRQQKETELRELQGKIEQSQRDAQNLIQKKESDLLAPAYDKIQNNIDVVAKENNFSHVLNSEVAGVPTLLFVADETQDISNLVLKKMGVTPKEVTNAQK; from the coding sequence ATGACACAATCAAATAAAAACCAAATACGCGATAGCATGAAAAACAAATTTGTATTAGCTCTTTTGGCGCTGCTGCTAACAGGATTCGGTGCCATGGCACAAACGGCAGCTGCACCAAAACCGGTTAAAATAGGATATGCCAGCGTTAACTATATTCTGAGCCAGATGCCCGAATATAAGCAGATAGAAAAGCAACTGGTTGAGTATGAAAAACAACTAACCTCTCAGCTGCAAAACCAATATCAGGAGTTTCAGCAGAAGATGGAAGCATACAACAAAACAGGCCAGACACTTCTACCTGAAATTCGCCAGCAGAAAGAAACGGAATTACGTGAGCTGCAGGGTAAAATTGAGCAAAGTCAGCGCGATGCCCAGAACCTGATCCAGAAAAAAGAATCTGATCTGTTAGCGCCAGCTTACGATAAAATTCAAAATAACATTGATGTGGTTGCTAAGGAAAATAACTTCAGCCATGTATTGAACTCTGAAGTAGCAGGTGTACCAACCCTGTTGTTCGTAGCAGACGAAACTCAGGATATTTCTAACCTGGTACTGAAAAAAATGGGTGTAACGCCTAAGGAAGTTACAAACGCTCAAAAATAA
- a CDS encoding putative MccF-like protein (microcin C7 resistance) (COG1619 Uncharacterized proteins, homologs of microcin C7 resistance protein MccF) — translation MLQPPYLQAGDTIAITSTARWAEETVIEQAIATLERWGFRVILGKYVHAKHHQFAGTDEQRLQEFQQMLDNPDIKAILFSRGGYGTTRIIDEVDWRNFLQQPKWLCGFSDVTAILCHLYRLGVQGIHCTMAGGFDNQAGRVQSVESLRRLLLGESLAIEAPRHALNRPGRATGQLLGGNLSLLNNLIATASEPSYEGAVLFIEDLDEYLYHVDRMMVHLKRSGRLQDLAGIIVGQMSDMHDNTEPFGKGAYEIIQEHVAAYSYPVAFGFAIGHEPLNMAVPVGARVMLEVSEAGSKLYQPTPIS, via the coding sequence GTGCTACAACCGCCTTACCTACAAGCAGGAGATACCATTGCAATTACCTCTACGGCCCGCTGGGCCGAGGAAACTGTTATTGAACAGGCTATAGCTACGCTGGAGCGCTGGGGGTTCCGGGTAATTCTGGGCAAATATGTGCATGCAAAGCACCACCAGTTTGCCGGTACAGATGAGCAGCGCCTGCAGGAGTTTCAGCAAATGCTGGATAATCCCGACATCAAAGCTATTCTCTTCTCCAGGGGAGGCTATGGTACTACACGTATTATAGATGAGGTTGACTGGCGTAATTTCCTGCAACAGCCCAAGTGGCTTTGTGGCTTTAGTGATGTTACGGCCATTCTTTGTCACCTTTACCGCCTGGGCGTACAGGGGATTCACTGTACTATGGCAGGAGGGTTCGATAACCAGGCTGGGAGAGTACAGAGTGTGGAAAGCCTGCGGAGGCTACTACTTGGTGAATCACTTGCCATTGAAGCACCCAGACATGCCCTAAACAGACCAGGAAGGGCTACAGGTCAACTGTTGGGAGGCAATCTTTCCCTGCTTAATAACCTGATCGCTACAGCATCGGAGCCCTCTTATGAAGGCGCTGTTCTGTTTATTGAAGATCTGGATGAATACCTGTACCACGTAGACCGCATGATGGTACACCTGAAAAGAAGCGGGCGTCTGCAGGACCTGGCGGGCATCATCGTGGGGCAGATGTCGGACATGCATGACAATACCGAGCCGTTTGGTAAAGGGGCTTATGAAATCATTCAGGAACATGTAGCAGCTTACTCCTATCCGGTAGCTTTTGGCTTTGCTATCGGGCACGAGCCGCTGAATATGGCAGTACCTGTGGGTGCTCGGGTAATGCTGGAGGTTTCTGAGGCAGGTTCCAAATTGTACCAACCTACTCCAATATCTTAA
- a CDS encoding citrate transporter (COG1055 Na+/H+ antiporter NhaD and related arsenite permeases): MKKYFLILFLLIYSIIGVGIPHSALAIQSSDAEVEQADQAEENAAVHLSEGEEAHPVTSAPAWAVIPFVALLLMIATGPLFYEHFWHKRYPLIAVGLALLVVMYYIFYLLNIPSVIHALAEYVQFISLLAALYIASGGIMINIDKKATPLTNVLLLAAGAVISNLIGTTGASMLLIRPYIRLNKTRIKAYHIIFFIFAVSNIGGSLTPIGDPPLFLGFLKGVPFGWTLTHNFLPWLLALIILIAIFYIIDKRNKESMDDLVGDVTYTNRIRLVGLRNFVWLGVVIAAVFIDPKIFPEIVPGIHYHGETFSFVRELIMLSVAYLSYRFASKEAHAGNDFNFEPIREVAFIFIGIFGTMMPALELVGAFAKSEAGAALITHNTLYWGTGLLSGFLDNAPTYLNFLAAAMASKGASLSNPSEVVGFSQGAYPDSVLDLMAISVAAVFFGAMTYIGNGPNFMVKSIAEQIGIKMPSFFGYIIRFSIPILLPILILIWLVFFAFAPTA; this comes from the coding sequence ATGAAGAAATATTTCCTAATCCTTTTTCTACTGATTTATTCCATCATCGGAGTCGGGATACCTCACTCTGCCCTGGCAATACAATCAAGTGATGCTGAAGTAGAGCAAGCAGACCAGGCAGAGGAAAATGCTGCCGTACATCTTTCTGAAGGAGAAGAGGCGCATCCGGTAACGTCAGCTCCTGCCTGGGCAGTAATTCCATTTGTGGCTCTATTGCTGATGATTGCCACCGGCCCTCTCTTTTATGAGCATTTCTGGCACAAACGCTATCCGTTAATTGCCGTTGGGCTGGCGTTGCTGGTGGTCATGTACTATATTTTTTACCTGCTCAACATACCATCTGTTATTCATGCGCTGGCAGAGTATGTACAATTTATATCGTTGCTGGCTGCCCTCTACATTGCTTCAGGGGGTATCATGATCAATATTGATAAAAAAGCAACTCCCTTAACCAATGTTTTGCTTTTGGCAGCAGGAGCTGTTATTTCTAACCTGATTGGTACCACCGGTGCCTCTATGCTTTTGATCAGGCCCTACATCCGGCTTAATAAAACTCGTATCAAGGCTTACCATATTATCTTTTTCATATTTGCAGTGAGTAACATTGGGGGTAGCTTAACTCCCATTGGCGATCCGCCCCTATTCCTGGGTTTTCTGAAAGGTGTACCTTTTGGCTGGACGCTGACTCATAATTTTCTGCCCTGGTTGCTGGCCCTGATTATTCTAATTGCCATTTTCTACATAATAGACAAACGCAATAAAGAGAGTATGGACGATCTGGTGGGAGATGTGACATACACAAACCGAATCAGACTGGTTGGCTTAAGAAATTTTGTCTGGCTGGGAGTAGTAATTGCAGCTGTATTCATAGATCCTAAAATATTCCCGGAAATAGTACCGGGTATTCATTACCACGGCGAGACCTTTTCTTTCGTAAGAGAGCTGATTATGCTTTCGGTTGCCTATCTGTCTTACCGCTTTGCCAGTAAAGAAGCGCATGCCGGCAACGACTTCAATTTTGAACCAATCCGGGAAGTAGCCTTTATCTTTATTGGTATTTTCGGCACCATGATGCCGGCGCTTGAGCTGGTAGGGGCCTTTGCCAAGTCAGAAGCCGGTGCTGCTCTTATTACCCATAATACCCTGTATTGGGGTACAGGCCTGCTGTCGGGCTTCCTGGATAATGCACCCACCTACCTGAACTTCCTGGCTGCTGCTATGGCCTCGAAAGGTGCCAGTTTAAGTAATCCAAGCGAGGTAGTTGGTTTTTCGCAGGGTGCGTATCCCGATAGTGTGCTCGATCTGATGGCAATATCTGTTGCTGCAGTTTTCTTCGGTGCCATGACCTACATTGGCAATGGGCCTAACTTTATGGTGAAATCTATCGCAGAACAGATTGGCATCAAAATGCCTTCGTTCTTCGGATACATAATACGTTTCTCTATTCCCATTCTTCTGCCCATTTTAATTTTGATCTGGCTGGTGTTCTTTGCTTTTGCTCCCACTGCTTAG
- a CDS encoding Glu/Leu/Phe/Val dehydrogenase (COG0334 Glutamate dehydrogenase/leucine dehydrogenase), with protein MKELLKKYENKRPEIVFEWKDPETEAEGWVVINSLRNGAAGGGTRMRPGLDRNEVESLAKTMEVKFTVSGPPIGGAKSGINFDPSDPRKTGVLERWYKAVIPLLKSYYGTGGDLNIDEIHEVIPITEDYGLWHPQEGIVNGHFAATDPQKIQKIGQLRQGVSKVLEDVNYSPAIENKFRVADMITGWGVAESVRHYYDLWEGRLEGKRAIIQGWGNVGAAAAYYLSKSGVRIVGIIDRVGGLIKPDGFSEEEVRQLLLNKNRNMLSAPDMLSFEEVNRQIWEVPAEIFIPAAASRLITREQVAQMKKGGLEVVSSGANVPFKDTEIFFGPTMEFADGQVSVIADFIANCAMARVFAYLMSGEVEITDEAIFHDTSDTIRKSLVQVRELTPGTTGLSKAAFEIALQQLV; from the coding sequence ATGAAAGAACTACTCAAGAAGTACGAAAATAAAAGACCAGAAATAGTTTTTGAATGGAAAGATCCCGAGACTGAAGCCGAAGGCTGGGTGGTGATCAACTCTCTTAGAAATGGTGCGGCCGGTGGCGGTACAAGAATGCGTCCCGGGTTGGATCGTAACGAGGTAGAATCACTGGCCAAAACCATGGAGGTAAAGTTTACTGTATCTGGACCTCCTATCGGTGGTGCAAAATCCGGCATCAACTTCGATCCGTCAGATCCTCGTAAAACAGGGGTACTTGAGCGCTGGTATAAAGCAGTAATTCCCTTACTAAAGAGTTATTACGGAACCGGAGGCGATCTTAACATAGACGAAATACATGAAGTAATTCCTATCACTGAAGACTATGGCCTGTGGCACCCGCAGGAGGGCATCGTTAACGGCCATTTTGCAGCCACCGACCCCCAGAAAATACAAAAGATAGGGCAGCTGCGGCAGGGAGTGAGCAAAGTGCTCGAAGATGTAAACTACAGCCCTGCCATAGAAAACAAATTCAGAGTTGCCGATATGATCACAGGCTGGGGTGTAGCAGAATCAGTAAGACATTACTACGATCTCTGGGAAGGCCGGCTGGAAGGGAAACGTGCTATTATACAGGGCTGGGGCAATGTAGGTGCCGCTGCTGCTTATTACCTTTCAAAATCTGGCGTACGTATTGTAGGAATCATCGATCGTGTGGGAGGTCTCATTAAACCTGATGGCTTCTCTGAAGAAGAAGTACGCCAGCTGCTCCTGAACAAAAACCGCAACATGCTGAGTGCTCCCGATATGCTGAGCTTCGAGGAAGTGAACCGACAAATATGGGAGGTTCCTGCAGAGATATTTATACCGGCAGCTGCCTCCCGCTTAATAACACGGGAACAGGTTGCTCAAATGAAAAAAGGGGGATTAGAGGTGGTAAGCTCCGGAGCCAATGTTCCTTTCAAAGACACAGAAATATTCTTTGGCCCTACTATGGAGTTTGCCGACGGCCAGGTATCGGTTATAGCAGACTTCATTGCTAATTGTGCCATGGCCAGGGTTTTTGCCTACCTAATGAGCGGTGAAGTGGAAATAACAGACGAAGCTATTTTTCATGACACCTCCGATACAATCAGAAAGTCTTTGGTACAGGTGAGAGAACTTACCCCTGGTACCACCGGACTCTCAAAAGCTGCTTTTGAAATTGCGCTTCAGCAACTGGTTTAA